The Pseudochaenichthys georgianus chromosome 20, fPseGeo1.2, whole genome shotgun sequence genomic interval tctcccagctgtgtgcgtcactctttagtgtcccctggtctcccagctgtgtgtgtcactctttagtgtcccctggtctcccagatgtgtgcatcactctttagtgtcccttggtctcccagctgtgtgtgtcactctttagtgtcccctggtctcccagctgtgtgcgtcactctttagtgtcccctggtctcccagctgtgtgcgtcactctttagtgtcccctggtctcccagctgtgtgcgtcactctttagtgtcccctggtctcccagctgtgtgcgtcactctttagtgtcccctggtctcccagctgtgtgcgtcactctttagtgtcccctgatctcccagctgtgtgcgtcactctttagtgtcccctgatctcccagctgtgtgcgtcactctttagtgtcccctggtctccgagctgtgtgcgtcactctttagtgtcccctggtctccgagctgtgtgcgtcactctttagagtcccctggtctccaaaatgtgtgcgtcactctttagtgtcccctggtctcccagctgtgtgcgtcactctttagtgtcccctgatctcccagctgtgtgcgtcactctttagtgtcccctggtctccgagctgtgtgcgtcactctttagtgtcccctggtctcccagctgtgtgcgtcactctttagtgtcccctggtctccagctgtgtgcatcactctttagtgtgtccctggtctcccagctgtgtgcgtcactctttagtgtcccctggtctcccagctgtgtgcgtcactctttagtgtcccctggtctccaaaatgtgtgcgtcactctttagtgtcccctggtctccagatatgtgcgtcactctttagtgtcccctggtctccagatatgtacgtcactctttagtgtcccctggtctccagctatgtacatcactctttagtgtcccctggtctccagctatgtacgtcactctttagtgtcccctggtctccagatatgtgcgtcactctttagtgtcccctggtctccagatatgtacgtcactctttagtgtcccctggtctccagctatgtacatcactctttagtgtcccctggtctccagctatgtacatcactctttagtgtcccctggtctccagctatgtacgtcactctttagtgtcccctggtctccagatatgtgcgtcactctttagtgtcccctggtctccagatatgtacgtcactctttagtgtcccctggtcttcagatgtgtgcgtcactctttagtgtcccctggtctccagatatgtacgtcactctttagtgtcccctggtcttcagatgtgtgcgtcactctttagtgtccccctgGTCTCCGTTGTGTTTCTGCAGCTTTCAGcagacgctgccatgtctcctcaagttgctgaatgtcctctaaacgctgcacgTGTTGTCAAGTTGCTGAAGACGTTTCTTCACGTGGAacctttgtgtttttatatctgCATCCTTCCTGAAGCTGCggcgtgtttctgctgatggaaaTGTTTTCAGCTAGCGTAACACTTCTTTCTGAAACTATACTTGTAATGTCTCTGCTGTCTCTACGTCTTAATGTCTCTCAGTGGGTGTTGTTGATGGAGCGGTGCATTCGGTCTATTATCTCTCACCTCTCTCGGTGCTCTGACTCCTCGATGTTCGCTGGGAAATGATGAGAACAACATTCGGCTGGGTAATGAGACACGTATAATGCGAGCCGTACGTTGCGTGTTTGTCTGCGGGAAACTAATAAAATGTATTCCACTTAATTGCCGGCTACGGGAGTGATTGCCTGTTTAATGAAACTCGACACAGAGTTGGTTAACTAAAGCATTTCGAGCAAATTGATGTTGCACCTGCGTAAATAACGAATATCTTGGGGGGGGGTTTCAAAGTACATGCATTACATGTTAAATATTTCCATCTTCTGTCTATGTGTGAAGTCTTTAGTAAGGGAAAGCTGTTTGCTTTAGGAATGGTGTATTCCCCCCCCGGGTGAAAAGTGGGCGCTGATTCGATTTCCACGGGGGAAATTCCGTGTCGGCTGATTGGAGAACCGCCAAAGCCAGAAAGGAGCTATTTATAGCCCTCGACCTTCTGCCGACGCACGTGAACAAGCTGCCGGTGCCGAGCAGGATATTTCGCCCGTACGCTCATGCGTCCGATGCTTGTGTTTCCCTGATTGCGGCTGAATAGCTCATCATGATGAATAATTGCCCGGTAACTCGTGGGTCAGCGGCAtcagccggaggagaaggagacATGTTCTGCATGGGAAACAGACTGTCGGCCAACACATCGTAACagtccttccaaacaactcgctTTGCACGGTGTGTATTCCAGTCTGATAGTATCACCCAAACCGTGACATCTCTTCCTCCAGTATGTGTCCTCTGTCAGCTCGACTGTAGTGTGGGCGAATACTTGAAGTGTGAAGCTATAGTATGGACAGTCTTAGTTCCCGTTCACTTCATGCACACTTGGTGTTGGGTTTCACCTCCTCCTGGGTCTCTGTTTTATATTCTCTGCATTCCCATCCCTCCTGCATAATGGATGCTGGTCCTCTCTACGTCTTTACATCTCTGATCAGGGCTTCGTCGAACCACTTAGGGGCTGGATTATGTTGAAGTATGGTTCTCATCTTCGCCACGAGCAGCTCTTTCGGAGTCCTCAGGGACGCTCTGTGTCACATCAATGCTAATTGTATGTTAGTGAGGGGTGTGTAAGGCATGTCCAATGTCTGTGAGAAGGCTCGAGTAATCATCTGATGGCCTCCGTACTGTATTGTAGTGGCTCTCTTGCTTTCCGGGCAGAAGTGGATGGTGCGTTCAAAAGCAGCCGATATTTAAAGCCCTGTTTTCAGCACACTTGGTGTCTTCTATGTATTCGCAGTGTGTCCTGGCTGAAACTACAAAGCTGCAGCCTCGTGTGGTAAGGCTGCAGGGCTCTTATTCTGTCCCATGCTCCACATCGCTTACTCACTGCTCCCAGGTCAGAGCTTTTTTATTCGGAGGGACTTCTTTCACTGACTCAGAGAAACAGTTTCTCCCCCGACGGCCTTTTCTCCACATTCTCCACTCTCACTATCTCATGCTGGGCACTTGCCAGGCGCATTGTGCTTCTCCTCTTCGCTCGGGCAACGCGTTCAGCCCCCCTGGTGGGCCGTGTCTCCTGCATCGAGTCTCTCTCCGGCTGGCTGTCTCCTCGCTCTCTCCGCTGTGGCACCTCCTGCACACTCACTGCTGTTGTCCTTGCTGGTTTATCTACTCTGCCACCGTGTCAAACCATCTGCACGGCAGTTTCAGATATAAGGTTGTCAGGTCTTCAAAGTCATGACTTGATCAACTTTATACTTACTTTGTTTTTGAAGCTGCGGCGCAAAAAGTCTCAACTCAAAATGAACTGCGGAGCTTTCTACCAACTTTCTCACGTACTGTTTGTTCTACAGCAGTGATATCTACATGTATTACCTAATACCTAGACAACCAGGAatgtacggcccgtccacacgacaGCTTCAAacaaagcttggagctgggcgtgtctgaagctcgaccaacaaccaatcacatgaatctcccgcccctgacacacaagcagcggtttgattggcgagagcttgtactggcgtatgatttgattggctgacgcttccaccgaaagcttcagaagttgaacattgctcaacttttgcagcctggaACGCCAGGAAAGCGTGtgtgcttcccacaatgcagttcggcaaaaattgacgtcaccccattcaaactttgaatgggcagacgcgttggaaaccgtttttgaagctgtcgaagccgtagtgtggacgggccgtaatgcTTCGGTGCAAGAAaggtttaaaatgcgtgttttctggcTGGAGTTTGGATGAATatacacatacttttaaaaacagccatTTCTGAACAAATATTACGAACTATGACATCGGTGTGCCCACAGCCTTAGGCAGAGATATTCAGCTCTGATTTGCTTTCAACCGATAAAATGAAATCAAAACCGAAACATTTCTTTTATGTCCGGTATACTAATTGATGTCATGTCATGGGTATAATCACCTCAGCCATGGGAGTGATGGTGTTGGTCTTGCGGGTGCCGATGCGAAACTTGGCGGCCTTGTAGATCTTCCAGTAGACAAACAGCACCACGCAGAGCGGCAGGTAGAAGGCTCCGAAGGTGGAGAAGATGGTGTAGGACGGCTCCTGGCTCACCTGGCACTTCATCCCCTCCGTGTAGGTCTCCCCCCAGCCGAACAGAGGCGACAGGGAGATGATGGACGACAGCAGCCAGGTGAGCGCGATCATCACGTTGGAGATCTTTTTACGAGTCTTCAGAGTGTACTCCAGGTGCCGGGTGATGGACCAGTAGCGGTCCAGCGCGATGGCCGTCACGTTCCAGATGCTGGCCGTGCAGCAGAGAACATCGAAGGAGATCCACACCTGACACAGAACTTGTCCCAGTTTCCACTTCCGGCCGTTGAGCTCATGGACGAGGCTGAGCGGCATCACTAGGGCGGCCACCATGACGTCGGAGATAGCCATGGATGCTACGAGGTTGTGCGGCACGCGGTGGAAAGTCCTCACCCTCAGGATGGTCACCAGCACCAGCAGGTTCCACACGAACGTGGCCACCACCAGCATGGCCAGTAGCGTGAGCGTGAGCACGCTGAAGACAGAGAACGGCCGGTAGATGTTTCCCCCGTGGTCGGGACCCCCCAGAGGTCCACTGGAGTTGGCTGTCGGTGAGCTGGTGTTGGGGTACGCCATGGTGGCTGCTCAGAGGACTCGGAggca includes:
- the LOC117465899 gene encoding 5-hydroxytryptamine receptor 5A-like, producing MAYPNTSSPTANSSGPLGGPDHGGNIYRPFSVFSVLTLTLLAMLVVATFVWNLLVLVTILRVRTFHRVPHNLVASMAISDVMVAALVMPLSLVHELNGRKWKLGQVLCQVWISFDVLCCTASIWNVTAIALDRYWSITRHLEYTLKTRKKISNVMIALTWLLSSIISLSPLFGWGETYTEGMKCQVSQEPSYTIFSTFGAFYLPLCVVLFVYWKIYKAAKFRIGTRKTNTITPMAEVKDEGQPPQMVFTVRHATVTFQTDGDTWREQKEKKAALMVGILIGVFVLCWIPFFITELIVPLCSCDIPPVWKSIFLWLGYSNSFFNPLIYTAFNKNYNNALRNLFSRQR